One window of Sardina pilchardus chromosome 2, fSarPil1.1, whole genome shotgun sequence genomic DNA carries:
- the cplx2a gene encoding complexin 2, like yields MNFVMKAALGGAGKDVGKMLGGEEEEKDPEAEKEKEEERQEALRQQEEERKDKYNKMEAEREKVRQGIRDKYGLKKREVVAAEAEAAMEQASEGSLTRPKKAVPAGCGDEEEEEEGIMDTVMKYLPGPLQDMLKK; encoded by the exons ATGAATTTTGTAATGAAAGCTGCGTTGGGAG GGGCCGGGAAGGATGTGGGTAAAATGCTtggcggggaggaggaggaaaaagaccCTGAAgctgagaaggagaaagaagaagagaggcagGAGGCTCTGAggcaacaggaggaggagaggaaggacaagTACAACAAGAtggaggccgagagagagaaagtgcggCAGGGTATCAGAGACAAG tatggCCTTAAGAAGCGTGAGGTGGTGGCGGCTGAGGCCGAAGCAGCCATGGAGCAGGCGTCGGAGGGCTCCCTGACCCGTCCGAAGAAAGCCGTGCCTGCAGGCTGTggggacgaggaggaagaggaggagggcatCATGGACACAGTGATGAAGTACCTCCCTGGTCCGCTGCAGGACATGCTCAAGAAGTAG